In a single window of the Roseiconus lacunae genome:
- a CDS encoding dienelactone hydrolase family protein, whose translation MKQKRFESVALCLICLLIAAPVATAVETHTGLLGEGTPWQTPWYINDSGIDGPTVVITGGIHGNEPAGAASAEQIRHWPIVRGKLVVIPRVNTAGLEANTRYIPGAVDAQKDLNRNFPSPGIAQQPRGEIATELWEFVVNQDPDWLFDLHEGYEFNISHKPKPGKKKSVGSTIIYSSRQEIGPMVERMLTAANGTVSDPDRKFVLRGRGPIKRSLASAVNLILNKRAMILETTYKSQPLSIRTHQHRVMMASALRQLEIIERTAEELDELLVSANAEMSQDGVAAQPLSKQQAERLVEVLWEDYAVGETNKRQREIESGQITIGDKTMPFWYKVFGDKPRSGRRLYISMHGGGSAPAAVNDRQYENQKRLYEPDEGVYFVPRAPTNTWNLWHESHIDAFFQRVIENMVLLEDVDPNRVYIMGYSAGGDGVFQLAPRMADRLAAAAMMAGHPNETTPDGLRNLPFTIHMGEHDSAYDRNRLASQWKTTLDDLHRQDPGGYRNQVTIHEGMGHWVNRKDAVAVPWMAQFSRVTCPDLIVWKQDDRTHQRFYWLAVDQQHARPNAIVRVKHDGQAFEIQQCDAAKLLIRVNDQMIDFGQNVRVTYQGDILFDGQLNRSKAVIEKTFNERHDVNAVYSAEIAVEIPL comes from the coding sequence ATGAAGCAAAAGCGATTTGAATCCGTAGCGTTGTGCTTGATTTGCCTGTTGATCGCGGCGCCGGTCGCGACCGCAGTTGAAACGCACACCGGATTATTAGGGGAAGGCACGCCATGGCAAACGCCATGGTATATCAACGATAGCGGCATTGATGGTCCCACCGTGGTGATCACAGGCGGTATCCATGGCAACGAACCTGCCGGAGCGGCGTCGGCGGAGCAGATTCGCCATTGGCCAATTGTTCGCGGAAAGCTGGTGGTCATCCCCAGGGTCAACACCGCCGGGCTTGAAGCGAACACGCGTTATATCCCAGGAGCCGTAGACGCACAAAAAGACTTGAATCGTAACTTCCCGAGCCCGGGGATTGCTCAGCAGCCTCGTGGAGAAATTGCAACGGAACTATGGGAGTTTGTCGTCAACCAGGATCCCGACTGGTTGTTTGATTTGCACGAAGGCTATGAGTTCAATATTTCACACAAGCCAAAGCCAGGGAAGAAAAAGTCTGTCGGGTCAACGATCATCTACTCCAGTCGACAAGAAATCGGCCCGATGGTGGAGCGTATGCTGACGGCCGCAAACGGAACCGTCAGCGATCCCGATCGCAAGTTTGTGCTGCGAGGTCGGGGGCCGATCAAACGCTCACTCGCCAGCGCGGTCAATCTCATTTTGAATAAGCGGGCGATGATCTTGGAGACGACATACAAGTCTCAGCCTCTGTCGATTCGAACGCATCAGCATCGCGTCATGATGGCGTCCGCTTTGCGGCAGTTGGAAATCATCGAGCGGACGGCAGAAGAGCTGGATGAATTGTTGGTTTCCGCGAATGCGGAGATGTCACAGGACGGCGTCGCAGCACAACCACTCTCGAAGCAGCAAGCAGAGCGATTGGTCGAGGTCTTATGGGAAGACTATGCCGTGGGGGAAACGAACAAACGGCAAAGAGAAATCGAAAGTGGTCAAATCACGATCGGTGATAAAACGATGCCGTTTTGGTACAAGGTATTTGGTGACAAGCCAAGGTCTGGACGTCGGTTATATATTTCGATGCATGGCGGTGGATCCGCACCCGCAGCCGTTAACGATCGCCAATATGAGAATCAAAAGCGGCTGTACGAACCTGACGAAGGGGTTTACTTTGTTCCGAGGGCGCCAACCAACACTTGGAATCTTTGGCACGAATCTCACATCGATGCCTTCTTCCAGCGTGTGATTGAGAACATGGTGCTGCTGGAAGATGTCGATCCGAACCGTGTTTACATCATGGGGTACTCGGCCGGCGGAGACGGCGTCTTTCAGCTCGCGCCACGAATGGCGGATCGATTGGCCGCGGCTGCGATGATGGCAGGTCATCCCAACGAGACGACGCCGGACGGACTGCGAAACCTACCGTTTACAATTCACATGGGCGAACATGATTCCGCCTATGATCGAAACCGATTGGCATCACAGTGGAAAACAACACTCGATGACCTTCACCGACAAGACCCGGGGGGCTATCGAAACCAAGTGACGATTCACGAAGGTATGGGGCACTGGGTGAATCGAAAAGATGCCGTCGCCGTTCCCTGGATGGCTCAATTTTCACGTGTGACATGTCCCGATCTGATCGTCTGGAAGCAAGACGATCGAACGCATCAGCGATTTTATTGGTTGGCGGTTGATCAGCAACATGCGCGACCGAATGCTATTGTTCGTGTTAAGCATGACGGTCAGGCGTTCGAAATTCAGCAATGTGACGCAGCAAAGCTACTGATTCGTGTCAATGATCAGATGATCGACTTCGGTCAGAATGTCAGGGTTACCTATCAGGGCGACATATTGTTCGATGGGCAATTGAATCGTAGCAAAGCCGTCATCGAGAAAACCTTTAACGAACGACACGACGTCAACGCAGTTTATAGTGCTGAGATCGCGGTCGAGATACCGCTATAG
- a CDS encoding VOC family protein, producing MPTPFHLAIQVRDVAEAREFYGTKMGFSEGRSDTCWIDYDMFGHQLVVHLNPNLGPSGKVQNYCNPVDDHAVPVPHFGVVLEIPQWKQLAERVRTFVDEFIIEPYVRFEGQAGEQHTMFFEDPSGNALEFKAFANIETELFAK from the coding sequence ATGCCCACGCCGTTTCACCTTGCCATTCAGGTTCGTGACGTTGCCGAAGCTCGTGAGTTCTATGGAACCAAGATGGGCTTTTCGGAAGGACGTAGCGACACGTGTTGGATCGACTATGACATGTTCGGGCATCAGTTGGTCGTTCACTTGAACCCAAATCTTGGCCCCAGCGGCAAGGTGCAAAATTACTGTAATCCCGTCGATGATCATGCCGTGCCGGTACCGCATTTTGGAGTCGTACTGGAGATTCCTCAATGGAAACAGCTTGCCGAACGAGTGCGTACCTTCGTCGATGAATTTATCATCGAGCCTTACGTACGTTTCGAAGGCCAAGCCGGTGAACAGCACACAATGTTTTTTGAAGACCCAAGCGGGAATGCGTTGGAATTCAAAGCATTCGCGAATATTGAGACCGAGCTTTTCGCGAAGTGA
- the ggt gene encoding gamma-glutamyltransferase, translated as MIRHTSDRRFPWLLAIVFSAAMLVPAKLPLSAQGEVRRERGDRGMVVSDSVHASRVGRDVIAKGGNAVDAAVATAFALAVTWPEAGNIGGGGFMMIRPANGQDPVCVDYRERAPMAAEVDTFVKGESRHTRKVVGVPGTVRGLELAHQTYGRLAWRDLVMPAARLASEGFSVDGFLARSTNRVLDATRGNAAFAELHRVYGKPDGMPWKSGDVMTLPDLARTLTLIANEGAGAFYEGAVADLLLRETAKGGGLIRKKDLVAYEAKIREPIVGTFRDYTIIGAPPPSSGGIALVQGLNMVEAIDLPKDKSLPQTIHLLTEISRRFFLDRARYLGDPDFVKIPEYLTTKQYARQLIADIDGEHATDSAALAPDIKLAPESDDTTHFSVIDGDGMVVSNTYTIEASWGSRIVVPGAGFLLNNEMGDFNWTKGYTDRSGYIGSDANLVEPGKRMLSSQCPVIVTKNNQPVLVTGSPGGRTILNTVFNVVLNVIHFDMPATLAVKEKRYHHQWMPDVLYLEDTDEMPFEAMKSQLEAYGHRISNRVSQGSAHTIWVDPVTGHVYGIADYRRGGRAVGLSSAATAR; from the coding sequence ATGATCAGACACACGAGTGACAGGCGTTTTCCGTGGCTGTTGGCCATTGTATTTTCGGCAGCGATGCTCGTTCCGGCCAAACTGCCGTTGTCGGCTCAGGGGGAGGTGCGTCGCGAACGAGGTGACCGGGGCATGGTCGTCAGTGACTCGGTGCATGCCAGCCGTGTCGGCCGAGATGTGATTGCAAAGGGAGGAAACGCAGTTGACGCGGCAGTGGCGACCGCATTTGCGTTGGCCGTTACGTGGCCTGAGGCGGGCAACATCGGTGGTGGTGGATTCATGATGATCCGTCCTGCCAATGGACAGGATCCCGTGTGTGTCGACTACCGAGAAAGGGCACCGATGGCCGCTGAGGTGGATACGTTTGTCAAAGGCGAAAGTCGTCATACGCGAAAAGTCGTAGGGGTTCCAGGCACTGTTCGTGGACTCGAACTGGCCCATCAAACCTATGGCCGTCTCGCCTGGAGAGATCTCGTGATGCCTGCGGCACGCTTGGCAAGCGAAGGGTTTTCGGTCGACGGATTCCTCGCCCGTTCGACAAACCGAGTGCTCGACGCGACACGAGGCAATGCGGCATTTGCTGAATTGCACCGCGTCTACGGAAAGCCCGATGGGATGCCATGGAAAAGTGGAGATGTGATGACGTTGCCAGACTTGGCGCGGACGTTGACGCTTATCGCGAACGAAGGCGCCGGTGCGTTCTATGAAGGTGCGGTCGCCGACTTGCTGCTCCGAGAGACTGCGAAGGGCGGAGGTTTGATCCGGAAGAAGGACTTGGTCGCTTATGAGGCAAAGATTCGTGAGCCGATCGTGGGGACATTCAGAGACTACACCATTATCGGTGCCCCACCGCCAAGTTCAGGAGGCATCGCATTAGTGCAGGGCCTGAATATGGTCGAAGCGATCGACTTGCCGAAGGACAAATCTTTACCGCAAACAATTCACTTACTGACTGAAATCTCACGTCGTTTCTTTCTCGACCGGGCGCGGTATCTTGGTGACCCCGACTTCGTCAAAATCCCTGAATACCTTACAACAAAACAGTACGCCCGCCAGTTGATCGCGGACATTGATGGCGAACATGCTACCGATAGTGCGGCCTTGGCTCCGGACATCAAGCTTGCCCCCGAGAGTGATGACACCACCCATTTTTCCGTGATTGACGGTGACGGGATGGTGGTTTCAAACACCTATACGATCGAAGCAAGTTGGGGCAGTCGCATCGTTGTTCCGGGTGCAGGATTCCTATTGAACAATGAGATGGGTGATTTCAATTGGACGAAAGGCTACACCGACCGAAGCGGTTACATCGGTAGCGATGCGAATTTGGTTGAACCGGGAAAGCGGATGTTGAGTTCTCAATGTCCGGTGATCGTTACGAAAAATAATCAGCCGGTGTTAGTTACTGGTAGCCCCGGCGGACGAACGATTCTCAATACGGTGTTTAATGTCGTCTTGAATGTCATTCACTTCGACATGCCCGCGACACTCGCCGTCAAGGAAAAGCGGTATCATCACCAATGGATGCCAGACGTCCTGTACTTGGAGGATACCGATGAGATGCCATTCGAGGCGATGAAAAGTCAACTCGAAGCCTACGGCCACCGCATCAGCAATCGCGTTTCGCAAGGTTCGGCGCACACCATTTGGGTGGACCCTGTGACCGGGCATGTGTACGGAATCGCCGATTATCGCCGTGGCGGTCGTGCCGTAGGACTTTCGTCAGCGGCGACGGCGCGTTGA
- a CDS encoding dipeptide epimerase, which produces MRLRYYRVELPLEHVFTIARDSRTTQVSVIVELEDGGLRGYGEATENRYYGVTSEAIIEMLEHCREVIESPNDWQPYELWDRLYLRLSEHRFILAAIDSAAHDLYGKQSKRRTFETLGLTWNDVPCSSYTIGIDSIERMIEKLIARRDWPIFKIKLGTDHDVEIVKRLREHTEAIFRIDANCGWTASETIDNSVAMKELGVEFIEQPLPANASIEDQRKVFQESVLPIVADESCLIESDVRPCSILFHGINVKLSKCGGVTPAIRMLRNARELGLKTMIGCMVESTVGISAAAQLLPLLDYADLDGAELLAADIAEGIAVRNGRVVSQSGHGNGVTLPDQLVTI; this is translated from the coding sequence GTGAGGCTTCGTTATTACCGGGTGGAACTTCCGCTGGAGCATGTTTTTACGATTGCTCGTGACTCGCGAACGACACAAGTATCTGTGATCGTCGAGCTCGAAGACGGTGGCCTGCGCGGCTATGGCGAGGCCACCGAGAATCGCTATTACGGCGTGACCAGCGAAGCGATCATCGAAATGCTAGAACATTGCCGCGAGGTCATCGAGTCGCCGAATGACTGGCAGCCCTACGAGTTGTGGGATCGTCTGTACTTGCGATTGTCCGAGCACAGGTTCATCCTTGCTGCGATCGATTCCGCCGCTCACGATTTGTACGGGAAGCAGTCGAAGCGAAGAACATTCGAGACACTTGGCTTGACGTGGAACGATGTGCCTTGTTCCAGCTACACGATCGGAATCGATTCCATCGAGCGTATGATCGAAAAGCTCATCGCACGCCGCGATTGGCCGATTTTTAAGATCAAGCTAGGGACCGATCATGACGTAGAAATTGTGAAACGCTTGCGCGAGCATACCGAGGCTATTTTTCGAATCGATGCCAATTGCGGGTGGACCGCTAGTGAAACAATAGACAATTCGGTCGCTATGAAAGAATTAGGGGTGGAGTTTATCGAGCAACCGCTGCCCGCTAATGCGTCTATCGAAGATCAGCGAAAGGTATTTCAGGAATCAGTGTTACCGATCGTTGCTGACGAAAGTTGCTTGATCGAATCCGACGTACGACCGTGTTCCATTTTGTTTCATGGGATCAATGTCAAACTCAGCAAATGCGGTGGAGTCACGCCCGCGATTCGGATGTTGCGAAACGCACGTGAACTGGGGCTCAAGACAATGATCGGATGCATGGTCGAAAGCACGGTCGGCATCTCCGCCGCGGCCCAACTGCTTCCTCTGCTTGACTACGCTGATTTGGATGGGGCAGAACTACTGGCAGCGGATATTGCTGAAGGGATCGCCGTTCGAAACGGTCGTGTTGTTTCCCAAAGCGGTCATGGCAATGGCGTGACGTTGCCGGATCAATTGGTGACGATCTAA
- a CDS encoding DUF1611 domain-containing protein codes for MSVSTTFPVQETHDESGANLTGYNRIVLLTDGYSTPFHAKTAISILRYRSDDVVAVFETSGVGETAEALFGIGGSIPVVASLEEVDADAVFLGTAVSGGRLPEQWKPLILKALLRGVDVVSGNHQFLIDDPDFRNAAESSGARLIDIRRNRQNATSTGMPFREDCLRVHTVGQDCSLGKMVVSFEVQRELQRRGEDAHFIATGQTGIMISGEGIPVDCIVSDFVNGSVEALVRRNEGHDILLIEGQGSIAHPSFSAVTMGLLHGCAPQGLIYCYEVGRTSVKGLDHVPLVSHQKMIETYLANASLRCPSTLIGIALNGRNVSREEGEAERRRMESEFGLPTCDVYRDGAAPLADAVIKLRGELRS; via the coding sequence ATGAGTGTTTCCACGACGTTTCCCGTACAGGAGACTCACGACGAAAGCGGTGCGAACCTGACGGGATACAACCGAATTGTCCTTTTAACGGACGGGTATTCCACGCCTTTTCACGCCAAGACGGCGATCAGCATTCTGCGTTACCGTAGCGACGATGTGGTCGCCGTGTTCGAAACATCCGGCGTCGGTGAAACCGCCGAAGCGTTGTTTGGAATCGGCGGTTCAATTCCAGTCGTGGCATCGCTTGAGGAAGTCGATGCGGATGCCGTGTTCTTAGGAACCGCTGTTTCGGGAGGTCGATTGCCCGAGCAGTGGAAGCCGTTGATTTTGAAGGCGCTCTTAAGAGGAGTGGATGTCGTTTCGGGGAACCATCAGTTCTTAATCGATGATCCCGACTTTCGAAATGCGGCGGAATCAAGCGGGGCGCGATTGATTGACATCCGTCGAAATCGGCAGAACGCGACGTCGACGGGAATGCCCTTTCGCGAGGATTGCCTACGAGTGCATACCGTCGGTCAGGATTGTAGTCTCGGCAAAATGGTGGTCAGCTTTGAGGTCCAGCGAGAACTACAGCGACGTGGCGAGGACGCCCACTTCATCGCGACGGGACAGACCGGAATTATGATTTCCGGTGAGGGGATTCCAGTGGACTGCATCGTGTCGGACTTCGTCAACGGATCGGTGGAAGCCTTGGTCCGCCGAAACGAAGGGCATGACATTCTGTTGATCGAAGGGCAAGGCAGTATCGCCCACCCGAGTTTTTCGGCGGTTACGATGGGCTTGCTACACGGCTGTGCCCCACAAGGATTGATCTACTGCTACGAAGTCGGCAGGACGTCGGTGAAGGGACTCGACCACGTCCCGCTGGTGTCGCATCAGAAGATGATAGAGACTTATCTCGCCAATGCGTCACTGCGTTGTCCGTCCACGTTGATCGGAATCGCCTTGAATGGGCGAAACGTTTCTCGTGAAGAAGGCGAGGCCGAGCGTCGTCGGATGGAATCTGAATTCGGCTTGCCGACTTGTGATGTTTATCGCGACGGTGCGGCTCCGTTAGCCGATGCTGTTATAAAGCTTCGGGGGGAGTTGCGATCGTGA
- a CDS encoding AraC family transcriptional regulator has translation MSKKLKPTRLVGLLVEPDDSWGRNIIESSVRRGLEFGWTTLIAPRDHRGLLRVPKVWRGHGVIAALRNRASLQHVKKLGVPAVNVSGILNNESWLASVRTDDRRRATMAAEHLRSRGIQHFACYAPEIGRYSDIRAREFKAAVEQLGCHCSLYDGAETAGWLTNFDRVGQWLERLPRPLGVFAGDPYPARQLIEICSILGIRVPDEVAVISGDDDELLCNVAFPQISSVELASHRIGKIAADILQRLMNGGRVPKQAKLVEPLRVRARQSTDIFAIEDETIAAALQFIRAHAAKGASVEDVAKAAAVSRRKLEQLFRETLQRTPGSELRRVRLDRAKDLLLNTDMSIDVIADACSFSSGASLSQLFRKEFGEAPGSYRRNSNHQS, from the coding sequence ATGTCGAAAAAGCTGAAACCCACTCGATTAGTCGGACTACTGGTCGAACCCGACGACTCTTGGGGACGCAATATCATTGAATCGAGCGTCCGGCGTGGCCTTGAATTCGGCTGGACGACATTGATCGCCCCGCGTGACCACCGAGGGCTATTGCGGGTCCCCAAAGTTTGGCGTGGGCACGGAGTGATCGCCGCGTTGCGGAACCGTGCATCGCTTCAACACGTCAAAAAACTGGGCGTTCCGGCGGTCAACGTTTCCGGAATTTTGAACAACGAAAGCTGGCTCGCCTCCGTTCGCACCGACGACCGCCGCCGAGCCACCATGGCCGCCGAACACCTTCGGTCGCGAGGAATTCAGCACTTCGCTTGCTACGCCCCGGAAATCGGCAGATACTCCGACATTCGTGCCCGCGAATTCAAGGCGGCGGTCGAGCAACTGGGGTGCCACTGCAGCCTCTATGACGGTGCCGAAACCGCCGGCTGGCTAACTAACTTTGACCGTGTCGGACAATGGCTCGAACGACTCCCACGACCACTTGGTGTCTTTGCGGGTGACCCCTATCCCGCCAGACAACTGATCGAAATCTGCTCGATACTTGGAATCCGAGTCCCCGATGAAGTCGCGGTCATTTCGGGGGACGATGACGAACTGCTCTGTAACGTAGCGTTTCCGCAGATCTCGAGCGTCGAATTGGCTAGCCACCGTATCGGTAAAATCGCGGCCGACATTCTTCAGCGACTGATGAATGGCGGTCGTGTCCCCAAACAAGCCAAATTGGTCGAACCACTGCGCGTTCGGGCTCGTCAATCGACAGATATCTTTGCGATCGAAGATGAAACGATCGCAGCGGCGTTACAATTCATTCGCGCCCACGCGGCGAAAGGCGCCAGTGTCGAAGATGTCGCAAAAGCAGCCGCCGTCTCACGTCGAAAACTGGAACAGCTTTTTCGCGAGACTCTTCAACGCACCCCCGGAAGCGAACTGCGGCGCGTGCGACTTGATCGGGCAAAAGATCTATTGCTGAATACCGACATGTCGATCGATGTGATCGCCGATGCGTGTAGCTTTTCAAGCGGTGCGTCGCTTTCGCAACTATTCCGAAAAGAATTCGGTGAAGCACCTGGATCTTACCGGCGCAATTCCAACCATCAATCGTGA
- a CDS encoding DUF1559 domain-containing protein has protein sequence MLTSRRASGFTLVELLVVIAIIGVLVGLLLPAVQAAREAARRMSCSNNFKQIGLAIHNYHSAYKMLPIHGSGTEGGRGGIPWEIYSDTVHSSNRRLSFLVGLLPFIEQQGLWDQVSNPLWGRSDNYPSGVGIDYPWNPMGCTPQNDGYRPWVSEIPTFRCPSDPGVGLPASGRTNYAACLGDSSYYGDRGSIYVDNDALGSEVSTPVPVPYIQVSSRASAARAKNRGFFQPHDQCRFRDILDGLSNTIAAGEIATDLGDRDIRTMGYDNTSNSAIRNNPSFCVDSADDTIDPDRPGFWHPNATVFATTEDSTFGRGFRWAEYHNYFTGMYTILPPNSEVCTTNWRETGTNPPSSRHQGGCHVLMGDGSVTFISDSIESGDRRARMVSLSGTGAAAPGAPSPYGLWGSLGTRGGRETIGESL, from the coding sequence ATGCTTACTTCGCGCAGGGCGAGTGGATTCACACTCGTTGAGTTACTTGTCGTCATCGCAATCATCGGCGTTTTAGTGGGACTGCTTTTACCGGCGGTTCAGGCGGCACGGGAAGCCGCACGCCGTATGAGCTGTAGTAATAACTTTAAGCAGATTGGCTTAGCGATTCACAACTATCATAGCGCCTATAAGATGCTCCCGATTCATGGATCGGGGACCGAAGGGGGACGTGGTGGCATTCCTTGGGAAATCTATTCCGATACGGTGCATTCGTCCAATCGCAGGCTCAGCTTTCTGGTCGGTTTATTGCCCTTTATTGAACAGCAAGGGTTATGGGATCAAGTCAGCAACCCGTTGTGGGGCCGTTCGGACAACTACCCATCGGGTGTTGGAATTGACTATCCATGGAACCCGATGGGATGTACGCCACAGAACGATGGATACCGACCATGGGTCAGTGAAATTCCTACGTTTCGCTGCCCGAGCGATCCCGGTGTCGGACTGCCCGCCAGCGGACGCACGAACTACGCGGCCTGCTTAGGCGACTCGAGCTATTACGGTGATCGAGGGAGCATCTACGTCGATAACGATGCCCTTGGCTCAGAAGTATCAACACCGGTCCCCGTCCCCTACATCCAGGTCAGTTCGAGAGCTTCTGCCGCCCGAGCTAAGAACCGTGGGTTCTTTCAACCTCACGACCAGTGCCGATTTCGCGATATCCTTGACGGGCTTTCGAACACCATCGCAGCCGGTGAAATCGCTACGGATCTAGGTGATCGTGATATCCGGACCATGGGGTACGACAATACGTCTAACAGTGCGATCCGTAACAACCCCTCGTTCTGCGTGGACAGCGCTGACGACACCATCGATCCGGATCGGCCAGGGTTCTGGCATCCTAACGCGACGGTCTTTGCCACAACCGAAGACTCCACATTCGGTCGCGGCTTCCGTTGGGCGGAATACCACAACTACTTCACAGGCATGTACACGATCCTGCCGCCCAATAGCGAAGTCTGTACGACAAACTGGCGTGAAACGGGTACCAACCCACCCTCTAGTCGACATCAAGGCGGCTGCCATGTTTTGATGGGTGACGGCTCGGTAACGTTCATTTCCGATTCCATCGAATCCGGTGACCGTCGCGCTCGGATGGTTTCACTTAGCGGTACCGGCGCGGCCGCTCCCGGCGCACCAAGCCCGTATGGCCTTTGGGGCTCTCTGGGAACGCGCGGCGGTCGAGAAACGATTGGCGAATCACTTTAG
- a CDS encoding PhzF family phenazine biosynthesis protein — translation MSSSPGVPIWQVDAFTDRPFGGNPAAVCLLEQFPSDEWLQQVAAEMNLSETAFLVRSAVHNQFHLRWFTPATEVDLCGHATLASVHLLIEQRIVTMDQPIRFQTRSGELVCFHSERGITMDFPATPPKGDVTQKLAETLLTALGLDHGRVLNSDFDLLVVVEEDSIVQSLHPNFDALEKIETRGVMVSASGGPQNIDFTSRFFAPRCGINEDPVTGSAHCCLAPFWAQRLGKNNLVGLQASARQGIVQCNVVGDRVHLSGPAITMFEGRLLSHPFE, via the coding sequence ATGAGCTCATCGCCCGGCGTCCCCATTTGGCAAGTCGACGCATTTACAGACCGGCCTTTCGGCGGAAACCCAGCGGCCGTCTGCCTTCTCGAACAATTCCCGTCAGACGAATGGCTGCAACAGGTAGCCGCCGAGATGAACCTATCGGAGACCGCTTTTCTAGTCCGGTCGGCTGTTCATAATCAATTTCATCTTCGCTGGTTTACTCCTGCCACCGAAGTCGACCTGTGTGGGCACGCGACGCTTGCTTCTGTCCATTTACTGATTGAACAAAGAATCGTGACGATGGATCAGCCCATCCGATTCCAGACACGTAGCGGTGAACTCGTTTGCTTTCACAGTGAACGCGGAATCACAATGGACTTTCCCGCAACGCCACCGAAAGGCGACGTTACTCAAAAGCTCGCAGAAACGTTGCTAACCGCACTTGGCCTCGACCATGGACGCGTGCTGAACAGCGACTTCGATCTCCTTGTCGTCGTCGAGGAAGACAGCATCGTTCAATCACTCCACCCAAACTTTGATGCACTCGAGAAAATTGAAACGAGAGGCGTCATGGTGTCCGCATCCGGCGGTCCCCAAAACATCGACTTCACCTCACGGTTCTTTGCGCCTCGGTGCGGCATCAACGAAGATCCAGTGACCGGATCGGCGCACTGCTGCTTGGCACCATTTTGGGCTCAACGCCTTGGCAAGAACAATCTCGTCGGTCTGCAGGCCTCGGCACGTCAGGGAATCGTTCAATGCAATGTCGTCGGTGATCGCGTCCATCTGTCTGGTCCGGCGATTACGATGTTCGAAGGTCGATTGCTGAGCCACCCCTTCGAATGA
- a CDS encoding SHD1 domain-containing protein, giving the protein MQLLITAVFLNWGAMDADGQEGNERIWRDVTGSFSVKAALVTIGDESVELLTSDGRKISVPIRKLSGQDRIYLKRSSAPKDTKVSPDATADAIRKALAGPALPPAEIKLNDLYELLSIPVFIDERGLESVGLHKEMPVTLKAGHESLQDQLDESLEAIDCFWCNTQTVLVVSSTDSMDRFDETWIYRFPTPRMDYTSVMSRISEVQPDSWEALGGRGTICPLVPVYVITQSPTVHRKIIKSFKRHPVPHRYEHPLDLRSVTVTGKEMLLEDCLKSISQQISIPIEFSSGLSSIGLDPEGVYVSAQLTNVSAKDALDLILLQFGCTWVEEGKKLVVKHDVEAEESLSTQRIPIGFAVINGDASHFLQAAQTSVAVETWEAFGGKGQISFSPPAVCVVRQGQPAMREFEQYLRDLRSLR; this is encoded by the coding sequence ATGCAATTGTTGATCACCGCCGTCTTCTTGAATTGGGGCGCCATGGATGCCGATGGGCAGGAAGGTAATGAACGTATCTGGCGAGATGTTACAGGGAGTTTTTCGGTGAAGGCGGCGCTTGTAACGATTGGCGATGAATCGGTCGAGTTGCTGACAAGTGATGGACGAAAGATCTCCGTTCCGATTCGCAAGTTGAGCGGGCAAGATCGGATCTACCTGAAACGATCAAGTGCTCCGAAAGATACAAAAGTGTCTCCGGATGCGACTGCCGACGCCATCAGGAAAGCCTTGGCAGGGCCTGCATTGCCGCCTGCCGAGATCAAGCTCAACGACCTCTACGAATTGTTATCCATTCCCGTGTTCATTGACGAGCGAGGGTTGGAGAGTGTTGGTCTGCACAAAGAGATGCCGGTAACTTTGAAAGCCGGTCACGAAAGCCTGCAGGATCAACTTGACGAATCGTTGGAAGCGATCGATTGTTTCTGGTGCAACACGCAGACCGTCCTGGTGGTGAGTTCGACCGATTCGATGGACCGATTCGATGAAACATGGATTTATCGGTTTCCGACACCGAGGATGGATTATACGAGCGTTATGAGTCGCATCTCAGAAGTTCAGCCTGATAGCTGGGAGGCGTTGGGAGGGCGTGGGACGATTTGCCCGCTGGTTCCGGTGTATGTGATCACACAGAGTCCCACGGTACATCGGAAAATCATCAAATCATTCAAACGACATCCCGTGCCGCATCGTTACGAGCATCCGTTGGACTTGCGTAGTGTCACCGTGACGGGAAAGGAGATGTTGCTTGAAGATTGCTTGAAATCGATCAGTCAGCAAATCTCAATCCCGATCGAGTTTTCCAGTGGGCTCTCGAGCATTGGCTTGGACCCAGAAGGAGTCTACGTGAGTGCTCAACTGACGAATGTTTCCGCAAAGGACGCCTTGGATCTAATTCTTTTACAATTCGGCTGCACTTGGGTTGAGGAGGGGAAGAAGCTAGTCGTGAAACATGATGTAGAAGCCGAAGAATCACTTTCCACGCAGCGAATCCCAATCGGGTTTGCGGTCATCAACGGAGACGCTAGCCACTTTCTTCAGGCCGCTCAAACTTCGGTAGCGGTTGAGACTTGGGAAGCCTTTGGGGGCAAGGGGCAAATCAGTTTTTCACCACCCGCTGTCTGTGTTGTTCGGCAAGGACAACCGGCGATGCGTGAATTTGAGCAGTACCTACGAGACCTTCGGTCGTTACGCTGA